Genomic segment of Octadecabacter arcticus 238:
GGGACTCGGTCTTGCATCGGGGCTGTTGTTTGCCTGTTCCGGTGTCGGGTATCGCGGGGCGTCGCTGTCGCTGGACACAGGTGATGTGTTCTTGCGTGCGACGCTGACATTGGCCTGCGTCACCACGGCGCAAACCATCGCCATGGCGATCTGGTTGCGCCTGTTTGACCGCGGTGAAATCAGCCGCGTGCTGTCCACATGGCGTGTTTCAAGCCTTGTGGGGATCACCAGTATGATCGGATCAACCTGCTGGTTCGTCGCCTTCACGTTGCAAACTGTGGCCTATGTCAAAGCGCTGGGGCAGATCGAATTGCTGTTCTCCCTCGCGCTTACGATGTTCTTTTTCAACGAAAAAGTCAGCCGCCGTGAGGTACAAGGCGGCGGCTTATTGGTCCTGTCGGTGTTGGTGCTGGTCTTGGTCACTTAGGGTTCATGCGGGCTGACACCACCAAGCCGTGTCACCAGATGCGCCTCGTCGTCATTGCGAAAGAACGGCACGGTGTTAGGTGGGCCGTCGCGGTGCAGGCCTGACGCGATCTCGGCCAGAACCACTTCGGTGATGAACGGCAAATCAAGCGCGCGCGCCTCGCTCAACGGGACCCAATGAAGGTGGCCCAACTCATCCTCGGCGTTTGTGAAATCGTCGGGGTCGGTGACAAGCTGATCCGCGTTAACCATAAAAAACCGCGCATCAAACCGGCGTGGGCGACCTTGCGGTGTTACGGCGCGAAACACGAACTGCAATGCTGACGCATCGGGGCGATGTCCGCTGCGCGCGAACCCGCGCCAGCCTTGCGGCGCATCGGGCCAGCGCGTGGGCGTGCCTAGAATTTGGCCAGTTTCTTCCCATAATTCACGGATTGCTGCGGCGGCGAGGGTCTCGGGCGTGCGCGTGCTGTGCTCAGCCAAT
This window contains:
- a CDS encoding NUDIX hydrolase, coding for MGDILDKTALRDAATVIVLRDRAKQPCVLMGQRGASAAFMPNKYVFPGGAVDAGDGAIELGRGLSQLDADRLAEHSTRTPETLAAAAIRELWEETGQILGTPTRWPDAPQGWRGFARSGHRPDASALQFVFRAVTPQGRPRRFDARFFMVNADQLVTDPDDFTNAEDELGHLHWVPLSEARALDLPFITEVVLAEIASGLHRDGPPNTVPFFRNDDEAHLVTRLGGVSPHEP